TTAAACACTATGATAAGCCAAGGGAAATGCTGTTAAATGGGACATTAGTTAATTTATTTCTAGATTACGAGGATTCGTCCCGTGTAAGAGAAACTATGAAGGAATTATTTGAAACACAAGAACAATGGGACCAATTGAATAATCAAGAAATAAAAAAGCTATTGACAGATAACTATCAATTAAAGGAAGAACCAAAGAACACGGATATCAGTCTGAAGGTAACGGCTGAGGCAATTCAAAGAAAAGTAAAAATGGTGCCTACGGTTTTTATTAATAATAAGGAATACCAATATCCAACTGAAATCTCAGCAGCTGAATTAACCGCTGAGATTGAGTCGGCATTAACTAGTAAAATTACGTACTAGAACAGAAGGAGTATAGTCTCCTGTCTGTTTTGTCTTGGAGGACTTCATGGAAAAAGTAAAAGCCCTTAAAATAGGTAAGCTGCCAACAGGAAAGAAGAATTGTATTACGGATGTTGCAGATGTAAGAGTAGGGCATGTTACACTGGATTTTCCGTTAGATGCAGATGGAGAGGAAGCGGCTTGCACGGGTGTGACCGCCATTCTGCCGCATGGAGGAAATCTATTTAAGGAAAAACTAACAGCAGCTAGTTATGTACTTAATGGTTTTGGCAAGTCGACTGGACTTGTCCAAGTTAATGAACTTGGTGTTCTTGAGTCACCCATTATGCTGACTAATACATTTGGAGTGCCTGCGGTTACTCAGGGGACGCTGGAATATATGCTGAAACAAAATCCTGAAATCGGGGAGACAACCGGGACAATAAATATTGTTGTAGGGGAATGTAATGATAGTTATCTCAATTCTATTCGGCATTTCCCAGTTCATTCTAAGCATGCAGTGGAAGCGATTCAAAAGGCCGCTGCAGATAAGGCTGAAGAAGGAGCGGTTGGAGCAGGGAAAGGAATGATTTGTTTCGGATTTAAAGGAGGGATAGGGACCTCTTCTAGAGTGGTTAAACTAGAAGAATTGGAGATACAGTATACAATTGGCTGTTTAGTTTTAAGTAACTTTGGCAAGGAAGAGGAATTTCTAACAGATACATATACGGGGCTGACAGAGACTCTTCAACAGGGGCTAGCCGAGACATCTGACGGATCCATTATTATTATTCTGGCAACGGATGCCCCATTAAGTGACAGACAGTTGTTAAGAGTAATAAAGCGTTGTGGAATCGGGCTTGGCAGAACGGGGAGTAATGTGAGTCATGGAAGCGGTGATATTGTTATCGGTTTTTCAACAGCTCAAAGTATCCCGCATGACTCTGAAAGTCCCTATGAAACATATAAACTGTTACGAGAGGACCACTTCATATTTAACCAATTATTTGTTGCTGCCGCTGAAGCTACAGAAGAAGCAATCTTACATTCACTTTTACAAGCTGAAACAACCAAAGGCAGAAAAGGGCGTATTGTTCATCAATATTCTAACCGAAAAGAAGGAAGCTTAAAGGCGTAATCACTTACGCCAGAGTATATGAATCTTCTATATGTTTTTCCTGCATTCTAATTAAACTAGTTCTAATTTCTTTTTATAATAACGATCAACGAAATGCCCGAAATTGGAAGCGAGAATTTGTTGGAAAAGCATCCCCACTACCACAGGAACAGCGACCTGAGCTGGGAAGTAGGACACAGCAAGAACTGCGCCAGCACTAATGTTGCGCATCCCGCCTAAGAATGTCAACGCGACGACATTTTCTCGGTCCATCTTCATGCGAATTCCCATAAGAAAAGAAAATAAA
The Peribacillus sp. FSL H8-0477 genome window above contains:
- a CDS encoding thioredoxin domain-containing protein, whose translation is MGNQIENSELSYGYREAPVKVEVFLNLACPYCATFFSLAEESLKDYIDNDQVTYIVKHYDKPREMLLNGTLVNLFLDYEDSSRVRETMKELFETQEQWDQLNNQEIKKLLTDNYQLKEEPKNTDISLKVTAEAIQRKVKMVPTVFINNKEYQYPTEISAAELTAEIESALTSKITY
- a CDS encoding DmpA family aminopeptidase, producing MEKVKALKIGKLPTGKKNCITDVADVRVGHVTLDFPLDADGEEAACTGVTAILPHGGNLFKEKLTAASYVLNGFGKSTGLVQVNELGVLESPIMLTNTFGVPAVTQGTLEYMLKQNPEIGETTGTINIVVGECNDSYLNSIRHFPVHSKHAVEAIQKAAADKAEEGAVGAGKGMICFGFKGGIGTSSRVVKLEELEIQYTIGCLVLSNFGKEEEFLTDTYTGLTETLQQGLAETSDGSIIIILATDAPLSDRQLLRVIKRCGIGLGRTGSNVSHGSGDIVIGFSTAQSIPHDSESPYETYKLLREDHFIFNQLFVAAAEATEEAILHSLLQAETTKGRKGRIVHQYSNRKEGSLKA